Sequence from the Methanobacterium alkalithermotolerans genome:
AAAGGACCAAGTCAACTTTCAGAAAAGGTAGTTCTGTAGGTGTAAGGAGAAGGAAGGGAAGACAATAACTTAGATTATCGACTATAAGGAGACATTATTATGGGACATCCAAGAAAATCAAGAAAGCAATACGATACTCCTCCTCACCCCTGGAATGCTGAAAGGATTAAGAACGAAAATAAACTGGTATCCAAATATGGTTTAAAATCCAAAAAAGAAGTTTGGAAAGCAGAGACCATGGTTAGAAGGTACCGTAGAGATGCCCGGCATTTACTGGGTGTGGCTACCGAACATACCCCCACAGAAAGAAAACAGCTTTTAGCACATTTAATCCGTCTGGGTATACTGGCTGAAAATTCTAAACTGGAAGATGTTTTGAATTTAACTGTGGAAGATGTTTTAAAAAGAAGGCTTCAAACGGTAGTCCATCAGAAAGGATTATCTCGAACAGCTAAAGAAGCTAGAATATTTGTGGTGCATGGTCACATTGCCATGGATGGTAAAAAGGTAACATCCCCCAGCTATATGGTTAAAAGAGGAGAAGAAGATATAATAGATTTCTATTTTTCATCCCCTGTGGCTAAACAATTTAAAACTGAAAAAACCGCAGCTGCTAAGGAAAGTTCAGATTAAGAGGAGATAAAATGGCGGAAAAAGAAAAATGGGGTATTGCTAATATTTACTCATCATTTAACAATACTATCATAACTATTACAGATATAACCGGAGCAGAAACCATAACTCAATGGTCTGGTGGAAAGGTAGTTCGTGCTGATAGGCAGGAATCATCTCCTTTTGCTGCTATGGAAGCGGCTACTCGTGCTGCTGATGATGCAAGGGAAAAAGGAATCGTAGGATTACATATTAAGGTACGTGCTCCTGGTGGAAACGGTCCCCGTACTCCAGGTCCAGGTGCTCAGGCCACCATCAGGGCTTTGGCCAGGGCAGGTATAAGGATTGGAAAAATAGAAGATGTAACTCCCATACCTCACGACGGGACTGGAAGGCCTGGAGGTAAGAGAGGAAGAAGGGTCTAATATGGAGATTGATGTCAAAAAAAAGCAAGAAAATGAACTCGTTTTCGTAATTCGAGATTCAGACCTGTCTTTTGCCAATGCTATTCGCCGGATCTGCATGATGGAAGTTCCTAAAATAGCAATAGAAGACGTGCATATGATTAAAAATGAATCTGCTATGTTCGATGAGGTTTTAGCTCATCGTCTTGGTTTGATTCCTTTATTTTCTGATTCTGAATCTGCTGAAGCTCTTTTGATACCTTCAGAATGTGATTGCGAGGACCAATGCCCTAAGTGCAGTGTATCTCTGGTACTACGAAAAAAAGGACCAGGGGTAGTTTACAGCAGGGACTTATCTTCAGAAGACTCAAAAATAAAACCAGTATACGATACTATACCTCTTCTAAAACTCATGGAGGATCAGGAAGTTGAACTGGAAGCCACTGCCCGACTAGGCGTTGGTATGGACCATGCTAAATGGGAACCAACCACGGCATGCGCTTACAAATACTATCCTCATATAACTATTGATGAAAATTGTGATCAGTGCCAGAAATGCGCAGATGCATGCCCTCGAGGTGTTCTGGAATTTGATGAAAAGGACAACCAGATAAAGGTGGTTGACCTGGAAAACTGTTCCATGTGTAAGAGTTGTGTGAGGGTTTGTGACCATAAGTACATTACTATAGGTCATAAAGATGGTGATTTCATTTTCACTATAGAAACAGACGGATCAATACCTCCGGAAGAGGTTTTAATCAAAGCTTGCGATGTTTTATCAAATAAAGCAGATAAAATTATAACGTTTTGTGAAGGAGGAAGCTAATAATGGTAAGAAAAATTACCAAAACTAATCCTAATATCATTGAATTAATAATAAATCTTAGGAAACAATCTAATCAAGAACAAGCGGCCATCTGGAAGGACTTGGCCAAACGATTAGAAAGGTCTAACCGCCGAAGAGCCCAGGTAAATTTATCTAAAATCAGTAGAAATTCCAGTGTAGATGAAACAATTTTAATACCTGGAAAAGTTCTGGGAAGCGGCAATCTGGATCATAAAGTACAGGTTGTAGCACTTGGATTTTCTAAAATGGCTCAAGAAAAAATTAAAGAGGCAGGCGGAGAATGCCTGGATATAGCTACCATACTGGAAGAAAATCCTAAGGGGAGCAATATTCGAATTATTGAATAAGTATCAGGAAAACAACCTGTTAAAAAAAGATAAGTGGTGTTTTTATGATTATAAATGGAGAAGGACACATCATGGGAAGGCTGGCCAGTGTGGTAAGTCAAAAACTCTTAGAAGGAGAGAAAGTGGTGGTTCTAAATGCTGAAAAGATAATGATCACCGGTTCCAAAGAGTGGACATACAATAAATACAAACAGAGAGTTGACCGGGCCAGTATTTCTAACCCTCGTGACATGGGTCCTAAATACCCTAGACGGCCAGATGATATATTTAGAAGAACTGTTAGAGGAATGCTTCCTTATAAAAAATCAAAAGGTAGAGAAGCTTTTAAAGGCTTCAAAGCATTTGTTGGAATCCCCCGAGAATTCAATGAAGTTGAACTTGATCAAATACCGGAAGCACAGTTTGAAAATATTAAAAAAGGCATAGAACTGGGAGAAATATCTAAACTTCTGGGAGCTAAATTTTAAATTAGCTATTTATGTTTAAAACGATTATATTAAGAAGGGAAGTGTATAGATGAAAAAAGTTGTTCATACTAGCGGAAAGAGAAAAACTGCTATTGCCCGGGGTACTGTGAAAGAGGGTAAAGGTAGAGTGCGGATAAATAAATGTCCGGTTGAACTTTACGACCCGGAAATAGCTCGCCTGAAAATAGCAGAACCTCTAACCTTAGCTGGAGACATTACCAATGACCTGGATATTGATGTAAAAGTCATTGGCGGCGGAGTAATGGGCCAGGCAGAAGCTGCCCGTATGGTCATTGCTAAAGGATTGGTACAGTGGACCAGTGACATGGATTTGAAGGAAAAGTTTGTTCAGTACGACAGAACCATGCTGGT
This genomic interval carries:
- a CDS encoding 30S ribosomal protein S4; translation: MGHPRKSRKQYDTPPHPWNAERIKNENKLVSKYGLKSKKEVWKAETMVRRYRRDARHLLGVATEHTPTERKQLLAHLIRLGILAENSKLEDVLNLTVEDVLKRRLQTVVHQKGLSRTAKEARIFVVHGHIAMDGKKVTSPSYMVKRGEEDIIDFYFSSPVAKQFKTEKTAAAKESSD
- a CDS encoding 30S ribosomal protein S11, with the protein product MAEKEKWGIANIYSSFNNTIITITDITGAETITQWSGGKVVRADRQESSPFAAMEAATRAADDAREKGIVGLHIKVRAPGGNGPRTPGPGAQATIRALARAGIRIGKIEDVTPIPHDGTGRPGGKRGRRV
- a CDS encoding DNA-directed RNA polymerase subunit D — translated: MEIDVKKKQENELVFVIRDSDLSFANAIRRICMMEVPKIAIEDVHMIKNESAMFDEVLAHRLGLIPLFSDSESAEALLIPSECDCEDQCPKCSVSLVLRKKGPGVVYSRDLSSEDSKIKPVYDTIPLLKLMEDQEVELEATARLGVGMDHAKWEPTTACAYKYYPHITIDENCDQCQKCADACPRGVLEFDEKDNQIKVVDLENCSMCKSCVRVCDHKYITIGHKDGDFIFTIETDGSIPPEEVLIKACDVLSNKADKIITFCEGGS
- a CDS encoding 50S ribosomal protein L18e, whose protein sequence is MVRKITKTNPNIIELIINLRKQSNQEQAAIWKDLAKRLERSNRRRAQVNLSKISRNSSVDETILIPGKVLGSGNLDHKVQVVALGFSKMAQEKIKEAGGECLDIATILEENPKGSNIRIIE
- a CDS encoding 50S ribosomal protein L13 gives rise to the protein MIINGEGHIMGRLASVVSQKLLEGEKVVVLNAEKIMITGSKEWTYNKYKQRVDRASISNPRDMGPKYPRRPDDIFRRTVRGMLPYKKSKGREAFKGFKAFVGIPREFNEVELDQIPEAQFENIKKGIELGEISKLLGAKF
- a CDS encoding 30S ribosomal protein S9 yields the protein MKKVVHTSGKRKTAIARGTVKEGKGRVRINKCPVELYDPEIARLKIAEPLTLAGDITNDLDIDVKVIGGGVMGQAEAARMVIAKGLVQWTSDMDLKEKFVQYDRTMLVGDPRRSEPKKYGGRGARARKQKSYR